CGGCAGCGTGGGAGGTTTTGCCACCACCATCATCGCAGGTTCAACGCTTTTCAGAAAAAAGGCCAGACAATGACATCCACTGCCGCCTCCATATGGGACAGACTCGCCAAACACCCATGGCTGACCATGACATTCGCCGTATTCGCTCAAACATGGTTCTGCCTCAGCAACCGCGCCCTCTGGTTTTCCGATGAAGTCCGCTACGCCAACGCCTACCAGAATCTTGTGCTGAACGGAAAATGGATGGTCCTGTCGCTCAACGGCCAACCCTACCCCGACAAGCCGCCCGTCTATTTCTGGTTCCTTTGGCTGCTGGACACCGTTACGCCCATGGATATGCCCGGTGTGTTTTTTCTCGGCGCAGCCCTGTCCGGCCTGTTCTTTCTGTATGGAGCCTATTTCCTGGCCCGGTCTCTGAATTTTGACAGGTCCGTCAGTCTGGCGTCCACGCTGATCCTGCTCTCCACATTTTTCCTCGTGGCCCTGTTCCATTATTCGCGCATGGACCTCATGTTCGCAGCACTTATCGTGGTCAGCCATGCCTGCCTGTTCCGCGCTTTCAATGAAAAGACACAGGGCAAGTGGCCGCTCTACGCCTTCCTGATTGCCGGAATCGCCACGCTGATCAAAGGGCCGCTCGCATTCATCTTTCCCTTATTGACATCCGGCATTTATCTGGCCTGGCGCGGCGAGTTGAAAAAACTTTTCACCCGTCAGATGGGACTTGGCCTGCTCGCCATGATTGGTATCCTGCTCGCATGGGTGGCAGGTGTCATGCTCGTGGAAGGCCCGGACTTTCTACTGAACACGGTCCTCGGCAAACACGTCATTCAGCGCGCAACAAAAACATTCCACCATCGTGAATCTTTCTATTATTACTTTGTTGCCTTCCCACTGGCATGGCTCCCATGGACACTGATCCTGTTCGTTGCTCCCATAAAGAGATACTTGTCCATCAAAACATGGGGCGAACTCTGGACCACCAGGAAACAGGCCGGACCTCATGCCTTCCTGTGGATCATGTTCGCGACCATCTTCATTTTCCTGTCGAGCCTGAGCGGCAAGGTACTCATCTATATCCTGCCCATGTTCGCGCCGCTGGCTCTCCTGACCGGCGCGGCCATACATTCCATGAATGAAGAACGCACCAACCGCTTCTGGATGCTCGTGGGTGGACTCTGGACGGTCCTCGGCATCGGCCTGATACTGGCTGGAGACCTTCTGCCTTTCCCGGTTCCCATCAGAGGCATGGGCATTGCCGCAACCATACTGCTGTGCGGTGGCGCAGCGATTTTCCTGATGCGTAAATACGGCAGCAAAGCCGCATTGCTCACGACCGCGCTTGCCATGATTATCTGGCTCTATCCGGTAGGTCTCATGGTCGCCCCCTCACTGGACGACGGCATGAGCACCAAGCGACAGGCCAAAATCATGAGCGAATTCGTAGACAAAGGCTACGTCCCCTACGCTCTCAAGATTTACTCAGGAATCTTCACGTACTATGCCGAACACAATTTCAGAGAGACCAACCACCTGCCGGAATTCCTTGAATGGACGCAAAACCAAGACAAGGTTGTACTCGTTATCAGGGAAAGGCATTGGAACGACTGGAAAGACCAGCTCCCGGATTTCCACATCGTGGACCGGCAATCAATTGCCGGCATGATGTATCTTGTTGCCATCAAGGGATAATCCTGCCCTGAGGCTCCGATGGGGTTAGACAAAGTCTAGACATTCCATTATAGTCGGTTATTAGTCATGGGTAAAAAAGTAACGCATATACTCCTAGCCTTACTGATCACCTCCTCTGCCGGATGTGCGGTCTATCCTGCCGTGCAGATAGCAGGCGGTGCTATGACAGGATATGATGCAGCCATGCTTGCTGACGAATATATCCCGCGCGAACACGTGGAAGGTGGCGGGTTGTCGGTCAATCAGGACAAAATGCTCCAGCGTAGATTACGTGAACGGCTGGAACTCAACGGCATGACCGTGTCTGCCCACGTCATCGACGCCAAGGCATATCTCATCGGTCAGATAGCGGATCGCTCACGTGCAGACTACGCCATCAAAACCGCGTCCACAGTGCAGGGCATCAAGACCATTACCTGCAAATTCTATCCGCCCACCACGCACCGCGAAGCACGAAAAGACCAGCGTATCCATGCCGAACTGTCAGAACAGTTGCAGAAAACCCTGCGACTGCGAGGCGCCGACCTCCGAGTAGAAGTCATTCGCTCACAGGCCATCATTATCGGCAAAGCACAAAACTACTCGCAAAAGACTGCTGCCGTGGCTATCGCTTCAGAAATCGGTGACATCACCCAGGTGATTGATTACATCGCCGTGGATGCACCGACCGCTGAAGGCGATGAAGTCGCGAGCAACTAACATGTGAAGCATACCTCTGACGGCTTAAGGACCTTTTTCAGATTGTTCTTTGGGCCCTCTGAAGGCTATTAAACAAAAGCCCCTGTCTCTCATGAGACAGGGGCTTTTGTTTATTCACTGTACTTGCTGTATTAGCAGCTGGCGCAATCGAAGATGCGGTCGAAGGTCTTGAGAACTTCAAGACCGTCTTCGCCGGTGATAGGCACCGGGGTACCATTACGCAGAGCATTCAGGAACTGGGTCAGTTCCTCTTTGACAGGCTCACGGAACATGAGCGGCCATTCGCGGACGGAATAGGATTTGTCGTAGGTGGAAAAAGCCGAGTATTCCTTAACCTCCTGCGTGATCAGATTGGCCTGGATGTACTTTGATTCGCAGGCAACGTTGATCTTGCGTCCCTTGTACGGGGTCACCCAGTTGGTGGTGATATTGGCAAGCACACCGTTTTCCATCTCGGCAGTAATGAGAGCAGAGTCCTCATGCTTGCCAATGGAGGTGGAAGAGACCGCGTACACAGACTTGAATTCGGAGCCTGTCAGGAAGCGAATAAGGTCGATATCATGCGAGCCGAGGTCCTTGATGACACCCACGTCCTGAATTCGCGGAGGATACGGTCCGACGCGCTCGATCTGAATCGAAATAACATCGTCACCGATCAGTTCCTTGACGCGTTCGACAGCCGGATTGAAACGCTCGACATGACCAACCATGAGGGCGACGCCCTTTTCCTTGGCCTTGGCGACCAGATCTTCACCTTCGGTAGCAGAAACAGCCAAAGGCTTCTCGATGATCACGTTGATGCTCTTATCCATGATCTTCAGGCCGGTCTCGTGATGCAGGCTGGTAGGGACGCACACGGACATGGCATCCAATTCGTTCTCCAGCAGTTCATCAAGACTGGCAAAGGTCTTGACGCCAAACTGGGCTGCGACTTCTTCACGAGCTTTTTCATCAACATCGACCACACCGACAACTTCCACATCAGCCATTTCAGTGTAGTTGCGCAGATGGACGCGGCCCATCCAACCCAACCCGACAACGCCTACTTTCAACATATATATATCCTCGTTCAGAGTTTCATGTTTGCGAAAGCTATCTACAGGGCAAATCCGACCATTGCAACCCCGGCGGACCGATTATACACGCTTCCCTTGCCCAGAATTGTCTCATACGATACTAAACACGCATGCAAACAGGAAATCCAACCGGCCCCATCTGGTTTAATGTCGGCGAAGCGTCAGGCGACCTTCATGGCGCGGAACTCATCAAACGACTCAAGGAAGTTGCCCCCGAGGCGACCTTCACTGGTATGGGCGGCCCAGCCATGCAGGCCGAGGGTATGGACATACGCTTCTCCATGAAGCTCATATCACTGGTGGGCATCACGGAAATACTCGGCGGCCTGACACGCATCATCACGTTGCTCGGCGAAATCAAGCACGAACTCATCAGGGTGCGCCCCCGCGCCATCATCCTGGTGGACTGCCCGGAGTTCAACTTCCGTATCGCCAAGATCGCATACAAGCTCGGCATTCCTGTTTATTATTATATCAGCCCGCAAATCTGGGCCTGGCGTTCAGGCCGCGCCAATTTTCTGCGCAAGTATGTCCGTAAGGTCATCTGCATCCTGCCTTTTGAAAAGGATTTTTATAAAAAATACAACATGGATGTGAACTATGTAGGTCATCCGCTCATGGATGTTTTGCCGCTGGCCGAACTCGACGAAGTTCCAGTGGATGAGAACCGCATTGGCCTGCTGCCCGGCTCACGCAACAAGGAAGTCAGCACCCTATTGCCTGAATTTGCCGGAGCAGCCAAGATACTGCAAAAGGCCCACCCGAACCTGCATTATGTCATTGTCCGCGCTCCGGGCATGGAAAAAGAACGGCTCCTTTCGTTGTGGCCCAACGATATTCCGGTGAAAATTGTTGAACCAGACACTCGATACAAGACATTCCGGTCATGTAAGTGTATCATGGCTGCATCCGGTACGGTCACATTGGAAACTGCACTCATCGGTACCCCGGTACTCGTGGCCTATAAGGTTTCCTTCATCTCCGAACTGATCGCCAAGCTACTCGTCAACGTGGACCACATTTCCTTGCCCAACCTCATTGCAGGGCACGAGATCTACCCGGAGTACATTCAGAAAGACGCGTGCGCGAACACACTCGCACAGGCTGCCAGCCGCTGGCTGGACGACCCCACGGAATATGACCGCGTCAAACAGGAATTGATCAAGCTCCGCACCATGGTCGGAGAACCGGGCGCACCGTTACGTGCAGCACAGATTATTACGGACGACTTGGCCAAACTTGGCAAATAGTCCAATCATTTCAAATTTTCTACTCACTGGCAGGCATCATGAACCGATTCGATTTCCCCCAAACGCTCCCGCCCAGCAAACCGCTGCTGCCCGCATTTACGGAACACTTTTCCGGCTGGCATCTTGGCATGGGATTACCCAACACACTGCTCGGACTGCTACCGACCCTCTTTCAACTCGCCAGACGTGACCCGGACTGCAAAGACACGACTCAAGGCATGTCCATCTGGGGTACACAGGCCCACCCGCTGACTCCGGGCATGGGAACCTGGGGCATCAAAAGCCTGAACATGGGCCTCAAACTCGGTCCGGCTTTCACACGCGTATTACTCATCACCGCCAAACTCCCAAAACTGGGTGAAGCAGCCAGCGAAACTGGCGATGATGCAGAGAGCAAAGCTGAACTCGAAGCTATGGACACATGGTACGCACTCGCCCGACAGGATGACAGAAAGCTGATCCTGCGTTTTCTGACCGTTGTCCTGAATGATTCGACCAAGGGACTCTCCTGGCTTCACCACGTATGGGACGACCTCATTCATATGGGCAAGCCGGAAATTCCCAAAGCCGCCCTGGACATGATCGAGTGGACCGACGCCACCGCTCCGCTCAAGGAGCGCATGGAGGCAGACTGGGCATTCCATTGTCTCCCGCCAGAAAAGGCCCTGCCCATTATCGAAGAACTGGACCCGGCACTCTGGGGATTGTGGCGAGCCTATGCTGGTGGCGAACTGCTGCTGCGCATGGGTAAAAAAGGCGAAGCCAAGGGGATCCTTGCAGGACTCTGGAAGGCTATCCCGTGGCACGTCAACCTGACGCTCAAGCTCTATGATCTTTTCAAAATACCGCCAATCGGCGAGAGTGAAGACACAAAAGATGTCACCATTCTCGTCTATTCGTGGAACAAGGCTGACCTGCTCGCCGACACCCTGCATAGTCTTCTGGAAAGCGACATCGGTCACGCCAAGGTTATCGCCCTGAATAACGGCTCCTCCGATCACACAGACGACGTGCTGCTCAAGGCACAGGGAGCATTCGGTGCTGACCGCTTCCGTATCGAAACACTGCCTGTCAACGTCGGCGCACCAGCCGCGCGCAACTGGCTGCTAGCCCTGCCAGAAGTCAAAGCCTCCAAATGGGCGGCGTTTCTGGACGACGACATCGTGCTGCCCAAGGATTGGTTGATGCGACTGCTCGGCCCGGTAAAAAACCGTGATGACATCGGGGCTGTCGGGTGTCGTATCACAGCAGCCGTACCGCCCTATGGTTTGCAATCGGCAGACTACAATCTTTTCCCAATACCGCCTGCCGATCCCAAGGCAGATATGGTCCCCAACCGGGTACTGGTTTTCGACAATTGTGCCGGAACACTCGACACAGGACTTTTTACCTACACCCGCACCTGTCTGTCCGTGTCCGGCTGTTGCCACATGGTCAACATGCGCTCCATAGAAGAGGCGGGCGGATTTGATCTGCGCTACACTCCGTCGCAGTTCGATGATCTGGACCGCGACATCCGCTCAAGCCTGATTGGTATGCCTGCCCTGTTTGTAGGCGGCCTTGCAATCCGTCACATCCAGCACTCCAGCCTGGCTCAATCAAAGGACGTCAGGCAGATAGGTCAGGTCATGGGGAACAAGCTCAAACTCGACACAAAGTTCACAGACGAGGAGCTCATCCGTCTGGGGGAAGAAAACCAGCAACGCTCATGGCGCGACCTGAAAGAAAAAAGCACCTTCCTCGTTGACCGGCTCGGAATGAGTACCTAGTTCTTTCTCACCAAGAATGAGGGAGAACCACCATGGAAGATGTACGAGTATACGGCGACTTTCATCGAATCACGCCGGAGATATATGAACAGATCAAGGATTCCAATCCTTTTGATCAGGTAGAGTACGACGGTGATGTCTTGCGTGTGGACCACGAAGGTCATTACCTCATGATCGACAACTTCATCGAAGCCATCCGCGACCTGTTGCCAGAGAATGGATACGGACATGTAGAGTACATCGATCAGCTTGACTGGGTCGTCACCCGATACACGATCACCCCCGGCAAGATTGAAGAAAAGGTCGTCCGGGTAGACAATGTAGTCGACGCCCACCAAAGAAACTACGGCCTCTAAAAAAACGGCTGATTCATAAAGAATCAGCCGTTTTTTGTTGCAATGAAAACAACCGTCTACATGAACGCACTCCAAAGCATCTTGGTACCCACGATAAAAAGAAGTATCGCAAATATCCGCTTGAGCTTGTCCACAGGCAGGCTATGGGCGAGCTTTGCCCCGAGCGGCGCAGTGAGCACACTCATCGAGATGATGCCGAGAAAAGCCGGGATATAGATATAGCCGAAATGCGGACCGGGGATGCCTTCAACGTTCCAGCCGTTGATGATGAAGCCGGTCGTCCCGGACAATGCGATAGGCAGGCCGACAGCCGCAGCCGTCGCAATGGCCGTATGCATGGTCTGGTTGCACCACGACAGAAACGGAACAGTCAAAGTGCCGCCGCCGATACCGACCAGTGCGGAAAAAATCCCGATCCCATTACCCACGACAAATGTTCCGGCCTGTCCCGGCAGTTCCCGCGCGCTCTTCGGTTTCATACCCAGCAGCATCTGCGTTGCCACATAATACAGGAAAAACCCGAAGAACGCCTTGAGGAACCCCGTGGGCAACAACGCCGCCACCCAGGCTCCGAGGTAGGTTCCCACAATAATGCCCGGGGTCAACCTCCAGAATGCAGAATAATTAATGGCCCCGCGCTTGTGATGAGCACGCATGCTCGAAAGAGACGTAAAAATGATGGTCGCCAATGATGTACCAAGGGCAATATGCTGAATATGCACCTCTGGGAAATTCTGCAGTTCGAAAGCGATATTGAGCATGGGGACGATGACCAAGCCGCCACCAATCCCCAGCAAACCTGCCAAAACCCCGGCAAAAGCACCGAGAACTATATATATCAAATAGGTAGTGATCATATTATCCCTATAACATGCGTATTCACGACTCCTTCACAGGAGAACGGATACACGGTTTGGAGAAATGCACAGGAAAACAGGTCGGACAAAAAGGTATCTTTTTGTTCCACCTGTCCGAGTTTTAGAACAAGACGTTTATATCAATGGATTTGATATCCTTGCACCCTGTCAGTACCATGGCTCCCGAGAGCTGGGCCTTGAGAGATGCAAAATACGAATCGACGCCATCTTCCAAGCCACCCATGGCAGCCACGGAAACAGGACGGCCAATCATAACCGCGTCCGCACCGAGCGCAATCATCTTGAGAACATCCACGCCTGTCCGAATACCGCCATCCACAATCACTGCAAGCTTACCTTTGACCGGCTCAGACACTTCATGAATCACCTCGGCTGTTCCGGGAGCATGATCGAGCACCCGCCCACCGTGGTTGGACACCACGATGCCGTCTGCTCCAACTTCGGCAGCCAACTCGGCTTCATCAGGAGTCATGATTCCCTTGATAATGAATTTGGCATCCCAGCTATGAACCGTATCAATAATCTTCTTCAATTCAGAGGCTGGCTTGGGAGAAACAGGACGGCCCATCTGACGCAAGGTGATCAAACCGGCAGCATCGACATCCATACCAAAGGTGGTACATCCTGTAGCGCGGGCCAATTCCAGTTTTTCATCCAATTCCTCGCCTTCCCACGGCTTGATAAAAGGGATTCCATAACCATGGTTCTTGACGATTGCAGCAAACCCGGCCTCATGCACAAACGGCGGCACACCGTCGCCTGTACACCCGATGATTCCGGCACGCCTGCTGCCACTGACCACGGCTTCGGCATAAGCATCTTCACTGATACCGCCGCCCATGTTAAAAGACACGCCGCCGATAGGAGCAGCCATAACCGGCATGGAAAGATTGTAGCCGAGCAGAGACGTGGACGTGTCAGGCTCAGTCACATCATGCAAAAGGCGCATATTCAGTCGAATTTCGGCCAACGCCTCGTAATTGCTTTTAAAAGAGGAGCCGGTACCGAGTCCGCCCATTCCAGGGACTTCACCGGCACACGCCTTACCATCGCAAACCTTACAGACACGACAAAAGCCCTTCATCATCTCGCGTGCTTTATCTCTGATTTCCTTCATTCCTATCTCCTTGATATATTGATTGAAAATACAATACTTTCTGTAGAAGCAAGATGTTCACGCATGGCTCGTTCAGCCTGCATGGCACGCCCGTTCTTCACTGCCTCAACAATGGCCCGATGCGCCCTGATTGATGCCTGCTGACGTTCCGGGGACTGCACTTCCTCTGCGCGGCTTTTGGCAAATCCTTCATGCAGAACCATGACCATTTCCTTGAGCACAGGGTTACCAGAGGCTTCAGCCAGCAATTGATGAAATGCATGATCGTATCCCGCACCGGAGTCTCCACGACGAACCGCATGCTCCTGATTGATCAATACGTCTTCAAGACGGGTCAACTGATCCGGCGAACCGTTGACGGCAGCCAAGGCCGCAATTTCCGGTTCCAACATCTTGCGAACCTCGAACACGTCCCGCAGGTCATGTTGCCCGGAAAGCACAACGTCAAACAAAGAGCCATCGTCTTCACGGCTTTCACTGACGAACGTCCCTGAGCCTTGACGACTTTCCAATACGCCGGACTCGGCCAGAATCTTGATCCCCTCGCGCACAGAAGTCCGAGAAACACCGAACTCCTCGGCAAGTTTGCGTTCGGCAGGAAGACGATCACCGGGCATTAACGTCCCATGGCCGATCATCTGCTTGATCTGCTTAACGATTTCTTCTGAAATTGACTTTTTATTAACTGGTTTGACTTCCATACAGCTCCTCTCCAATTGGTTGGACCAATAATCCAATTAGACCACATTTTCGTGGTCGTCAATATTTTAGAGCTGTATTTCAGAAAGAATAAAGAAGGAGTACATGTCAATGAGGAAGGACACTACACGTAAAATGCTGGATTTATCAGGCCTTGCGCAAGGTATGCAACGTTATTTCCGGATGCGTACCAAGGCGCATTGGTGGTCCCCAATAGCCGGTACCCGTGTTCACATACAACACTGTGTCGTCATGCAGGTATATACCGCGCACATATTTCTGAAACAGATGGATCATGAAATTGTACGGAAAATACTGTCCACCATGAGTGTGGCCGGACAGCTGGATATCATACCCAGCCTTGGCTGCGTCAAATACCGAATTTGGCTGATGCGCCAACAGGATCGACACATCGTGCTCCGGAGCACCCTTCCGAGCCCCGGCAGGAGACGAGATATGGCTTGGCTCCAGACGGTAGGCATTGATATCAGGGACACCGGCCAACAGGATTCTCCCCTTACCGGTGTCGATAAGTGTATGTTCATTCACCAGCGGCCTGATACCGAGTTGTTCAACTTCAGCCAGCCATTCGTGGACACCGGAATAATACTCATGATTTCCAGTACAGAACCACACGCCATACGGTGCTGAAAAATCAGCCATTGGCAAAATATCATCCTTAAGACCGTCCACGGCTCCATCCACCAAGTCTCCTGTGTGCACGATCATATCTGCACCGAGCTTGTTGACCTCCTCCACGACCATACGGGCCCAATCAGCGCGGATGGTCGGGCCGATATGCGTGTCTGAAACCTGGGCTATGGTAAACCCGTCAAGACCAGACGGAAGGTCGACTACAGGAAGCGTATTGCGCACGACTTCGGGTTTGCTCCGCGCCGTAAAAACGGCAAAACCAGTCATTGGCAAAGCCGTTGCTAAGAACAGGCCATTGGATGCATTGAGCAGAAAACGACGGCGCTGGACATTGGGTTGAATGAAATAAGGTCTTCGGCTTCGCTTGACGAACAACTTTTTCATACCGGCCATGATGACCCCAAGCAGGTGAGGTATATCCCGAACAAGCATGAAGAAAATGAGAATGGAAATAAAACCGAAGAAGGTAAACCCCACCCAATCAATGGAATCACAGGCAAGGCATTCGTACCTTTCCGTGCGTTGCAGGAACCATGTTATCCTATGACCGAATAGAAGTATCGCCAACGCCAGCCACAGCGTGATCTTCCGTTTGCGGCCAACGGACAGAGGCTCGATAAGTCGCCATCCAAGATAGAGCACTATCAAGGTTATGACGGTCAGGACAATAACAACCCAGGACATCATGACTGCGCTTACTCCATATATTACTCTCATTAGCCATGGGATACATTTCAGCAATTGTCAAATTATCAAACGGACCTGCGGAGATAGTATCCTGCTCTGGTTCTCAATAGCGTAGTTATCTGATAGTGGAACTAATCTCGACATCACAAGGAGCACGCGATGACCTTTACCACGCCTCTCATCTTTATTGAAAACAACCCTCTGCTGGATATGATGGCCAAAACGGGGCTTTTGTTACTGGCTGGATTGATAACATTCATCCTTGCCAGGCTGCTCCTGGTGCGCGCTGCTCACGCTTTTGCCCGCAGGACCAAAAGCCAACTGGACGACATCCTCATGGAAGAAGGGGTGTTTTCTCGGGCAGCCCTGCTCGCCCCTGCCCCCGTGCTGTTCTGGGGACTCGAATTATTCCCCAATACCAAAGATATGCTTGATGATGCCATTTATGCATACATGGCCGTGGCTGTTATCCTCGTATTGGTCAAAGTTCTCGATGGGCTGACACGGCTTTACCAGACTTTCGGCATAGCCAAACGTCGCCCCATCAAAGGGTACGTGCAACTCGTCAAACTTTTTGTATACATTCTTGGCGGTATATCAGTCGTTTCCATCCTCCTTGGCAAGTCTCCCTGGGGCCTTCTTTCAGGCATCGGGGCCATGACCGCAGTGCTCATGCTGGTCTTTCGCGACACCATCCTGTCTCTGGTCGCAGGAATACAGATATCTGCCAATGACCTGCTACACAAAGGAGACTGGATTGAAATGCCTGCCATGAGCGCGGACGGCGACGTGGTCGACATTGCTCTGAATACGGTCAAAGTGCAGAACTGGGACATGACCATCACGGCCATTCCCACATACAAATTTCTGGATACACCTTTCAGAAACTGGAAAAACATGAGCGAGTCCGGAGGGCGACGAATCAAACGGTCAATCAAGATCGACATGTCGTCAGTCAGGTTTGCAGACGCCCCGCTGATCGAGCATCTGCAAAAAGTCCAACACCTCACTGACTACATTACGATACGTCAAGCTGAGATCAATACAGCCAACACAACCAGTGGAGCTGATCCGGCCTCGACACTCAATGGACGCCGCCTGACCAATCTCGGCCTGTTCCGCCGTTATGTCCTTGAATATCTGCGTTCACATCCTCTTTTAAGACAGGATATGACCATGCTCGTCCGTCAACTCCAGCCAGAGGCATCCTCAGGGATTCCCCTTGAAATATATTGCTTTACAAACAAAACAGGTTGGGGAGACTTTGAAGACATCCAATCCGACATAATGGACCACCTGATTGCGGCACTCCCGGAATTCGGCCTGAGAGCATACCAACGGAACGCCTTGATCGACAGCCGGGGCTCAGCGTAAGACTCGATTCAGCCGATCAAATCCCGTGCCATAAAATCACCCAAAAAAAGGACAAAAATCGTTTGACACGACTCTGCCCTAGAGCCTCGCGGCTTTGCCGCACACCGGGGAAAAATCACAAAATGATGTTCTTTTCCCTGTGGAATTCGCGTTTTTTTGGGTTCCCAACCGGCAAGCCTTGTGTTAATTCAATTTGGTCTTGAGGCGGTCCTTTTTTCTCAGACCGCGACACCCCTCGCCTGTCGAAAACCGATCCCACTCAAATATGAAATTGTTTTTTCTAAACTTAATCTAGAAAAAAAGTTAAGTATTTCACCAACTGTCATCAAAGTTAGTTGTGGAAAACAATTTTAAAAACCTGACAATCGCTTTCAATCG
The genomic region above belongs to uncultured Pseudodesulfovibrio sp. and contains:
- a CDS encoding glycosyltransferase family A protein, which codes for MNRFDFPQTLPPSKPLLPAFTEHFSGWHLGMGLPNTLLGLLPTLFQLARRDPDCKDTTQGMSIWGTQAHPLTPGMGTWGIKSLNMGLKLGPAFTRVLLITAKLPKLGEAASETGDDAESKAELEAMDTWYALARQDDRKLILRFLTVVLNDSTKGLSWLHHVWDDLIHMGKPEIPKAALDMIEWTDATAPLKERMEADWAFHCLPPEKALPIIEELDPALWGLWRAYAGGELLLRMGKKGEAKGILAGLWKAIPWHVNLTLKLYDLFKIPPIGESEDTKDVTILVYSWNKADLLADTLHSLLESDIGHAKVIALNNGSSDHTDDVLLKAQGAFGADRFRIETLPVNVGAPAARNWLLALPEVKASKWAAFLDDDIVLPKDWLMRLLGPVKNRDDIGAVGCRITAAVPPYGLQSADYNLFPIPPADPKADMVPNRVLVFDNCAGTLDTGLFTYTRTCLSVSGCCHMVNMRSIEEAGGFDLRYTPSQFDDLDRDIRSSLIGMPALFVGGLAIRHIQHSSLAQSKDVRQIGQVMGNKLKLDTKFTDEELIRLGEENQQRSWRDLKEKSTFLVDRLGMST
- a CDS encoding Gfo/Idh/MocA family oxidoreductase yields the protein MLKVGVVGLGWMGRVHLRNYTEMADVEVVGVVDVDEKAREEVAAQFGVKTFASLDELLENELDAMSVCVPTSLHHETGLKIMDKSINVIIEKPLAVSATEGEDLVAKAKEKGVALMVGHVERFNPAVERVKELIGDDVISIQIERVGPYPPRIQDVGVIKDLGSHDIDLIRFLTGSEFKSVYAVSSTSIGKHEDSALITAEMENGVLANITTNWVTPYKGRKINVACESKYIQANLITQEVKEYSAFSTYDKSYSVREWPLMFREPVKEELTQFLNALRNGTPVPITGEDGLEVLKTFDRIFDCASC
- a CDS encoding FadR/GntR family transcriptional regulator; the protein is MEVKPVNKKSISEEIVKQIKQMIGHGTLMPGDRLPAERKLAEEFGVSRTSVREGIKILAESGVLESRQGSGTFVSESREDDGSLFDVVLSGQHDLRDVFEVRKMLEPEIAALAAVNGSPDQLTRLEDVLINQEHAVRRGDSGAGYDHAFHQLLAEASGNPVLKEMVMVLHEGFAKSRAEEVQSPERQQASIRAHRAIVEAVKNGRAMQAERAMREHLASTESIVFSINISRR
- a CDS encoding glycosyltransferase family 39 protein; its protein translation is MTSTAASIWDRLAKHPWLTMTFAVFAQTWFCLSNRALWFSDEVRYANAYQNLVLNGKWMVLSLNGQPYPDKPPVYFWFLWLLDTVTPMDMPGVFFLGAALSGLFFLYGAYFLARSLNFDRSVSLASTLILLSTFFLVALFHYSRMDLMFAALIVVSHACLFRAFNEKTQGKWPLYAFLIAGIATLIKGPLAFIFPLLTSGIYLAWRGELKKLFTRQMGLGLLAMIGILLAWVAGVMLVEGPDFLLNTVLGKHVIQRATKTFHHRESFYYYFVAFPLAWLPWTLILFVAPIKRYLSIKTWGELWTTRKQAGPHAFLWIMFATIFIFLSSLSGKVLIYILPMFAPLALLTGAAIHSMNEERTNRFWMLVGGLWTVLGIGLILAGDLLPFPVPIRGMGIAATILLCGGAAIFLMRKYGSKAALLTTALAMIIWLYPVGLMVAPSLDDGMSTKRQAKIMSEFVDKGYVPYALKIYSGIFTYYAEHNFRETNHLPEFLEWTQNQDKVVLVIRERHWNDWKDQLPDFHIVDRQSIAGMMYLVAIKG
- a CDS encoding BON domain-containing protein, which translates into the protein MGKKVTHILLALLITSSAGCAVYPAVQIAGGAMTGYDAAMLADEYIPREHVEGGGLSVNQDKMLQRRLRERLELNGMTVSAHVIDAKAYLIGQIADRSRADYAIKTASTVQGIKTITCKFYPPTTHREARKDQRIHAELSEQLQKTLRLRGADLRVEVIRSQAIIIGKAQNYSQKTAAVAIASEIGDITQVIDYIAVDAPTAEGDEVASN
- the lpxB gene encoding lipid-A-disaccharide synthase; the encoded protein is MQTGNPTGPIWFNVGEASGDLHGAELIKRLKEVAPEATFTGMGGPAMQAEGMDIRFSMKLISLVGITEILGGLTRIITLLGEIKHELIRVRPRAIILVDCPEFNFRIAKIAYKLGIPVYYYISPQIWAWRSGRANFLRKYVRKVICILPFEKDFYKKYNMDVNYVGHPLMDVLPLAELDEVPVDENRIGLLPGSRNKEVSTLLPEFAGAAKILQKAHPNLHYVIVRAPGMEKERLLSLWPNDIPVKIVEPDTRYKTFRSCKCIMAASGTVTLETALIGTPVLVAYKVSFISELIAKLLVNVDHISLPNLIAGHEIYPEYIQKDACANTLAQAASRWLDDPTEYDRVKQELIKLRTMVGEPGAPLRAAQIITDDLAKLGK
- a CDS encoding sulfite exporter TauE/SafE family protein; translated protein: MITTYLIYIVLGAFAGVLAGLLGIGGGLVIVPMLNIAFELQNFPEVHIQHIALGTSLATIIFTSLSSMRAHHKRGAINYSAFWRLTPGIIVGTYLGAWVAALLPTGFLKAFFGFFLYYVATQMLLGMKPKSARELPGQAGTFVVGNGIGIFSALVGIGGGTLTVPFLSWCNQTMHTAIATAAAVGLPIALSGTTGFIINGWNVEGIPGPHFGYIYIPAFLGIISMSVLTAPLGAKLAHSLPVDKLKRIFAILLFIVGTKMLWSAFM
- a CDS encoding alpha-hydroxy-acid oxidizing protein, whose product is MKEIRDKAREMMKGFCRVCKVCDGKACAGEVPGMGGLGTGSSFKSNYEALAEIRLNMRLLHDVTEPDTSTSLLGYNLSMPVMAAPIGGVSFNMGGGISEDAYAEAVVSGSRRAGIIGCTGDGVPPFVHEAGFAAIVKNHGYGIPFIKPWEGEELDEKLELARATGCTTFGMDVDAAGLITLRQMGRPVSPKPASELKKIIDTVHSWDAKFIIKGIMTPDEAELAAEVGADGIVVSNHGGRVLDHAPGTAEVIHEVSEPVKGKLAVIVDGGIRTGVDVLKMIALGADAVMIGRPVSVAAMGGLEDGVDSYFASLKAQLSGAMVLTGCKDIKSIDINVLF